Proteins found in one Methylobacterium sp. CB376 genomic segment:
- the serA gene encoding phosphoglycerate dehydrogenase, which translates to MTTQKRVLISDSLSPAAVAIFRERGLVADLRPDLGKDKEALAAAIGAYDGLAIRSTTRVTAALLERAGRLRVVGRAGIGVDNVDVPAATARGVIVMNTPHGNAVTTAEHAIALMLALAREIPQADASTQAGRWEKNRFLGIELTAKTLGVIGCGNIGAIVADRGIGLRMRVIAYDPFLTPERAVEIGVEKVELDDLLRRADVITLHVPLTDKTRNILSAEALARTKPGVRIVNCARGGLVDEAALRAALDSGHVAGAALDVFAVEPATENVLFGHPSVICTPHLGASTREAQENVALQVAEQMADHLLHGAIRNAVNFPSISAEEAPRLRPFVTLAEQLGSFLGQLTEAPIRGIRIAFEGEVAAMNLRALTAAAVAGALRPFLEGVNMVSATEVARQRGIVVETTTRTGTARNYGSVLHVTVEAEDMPRDAAGTVFQDGVPRIVEIRSIPLEAAFAPHMLYVRNADQPGFIGRFGTLLGEAGVNVATFHLGRDRPGGDAICFAAVDQPVSPALLRQIEAIPQVKRARAVRF; encoded by the coding sequence ATGACCACGCAGAAGCGCGTCCTCATCTCCGATTCCCTCTCCCCCGCCGCGGTCGCGATCTTCCGCGAGCGCGGCCTCGTCGCCGACCTCCGGCCCGACCTCGGCAAGGACAAGGAGGCGCTCGCCGCCGCCATCGGGGCGTATGACGGCCTCGCCATCCGCTCGACCACCCGGGTCACGGCCGCCCTGCTCGAGCGGGCCGGGCGCCTGCGGGTGGTGGGCCGGGCCGGCATCGGGGTCGACAACGTCGACGTGCCGGCCGCGACCGCCCGCGGCGTCATCGTGATGAACACGCCGCACGGCAACGCGGTCACCACCGCCGAGCACGCCATCGCCCTGATGCTGGCCCTGGCCCGCGAGATCCCGCAGGCGGACGCCTCCACCCAGGCCGGGCGCTGGGAGAAGAACCGCTTCCTCGGCATCGAGCTCACCGCCAAGACGCTCGGCGTCATCGGCTGCGGCAATATCGGGGCGATCGTCGCGGATCGCGGCATCGGCCTGCGCATGCGCGTCATCGCCTACGATCCCTTCCTGACCCCCGAGCGCGCCGTCGAGATCGGGGTCGAGAAGGTCGAGCTCGACGACCTGCTGCGCCGGGCCGACGTCATCACCCTGCACGTGCCGCTCACCGACAAGACCCGCAACATCCTCTCGGCCGAGGCCCTCGCCCGCACCAAGCCCGGGGTGCGCATCGTCAACTGCGCCCGGGGCGGGCTCGTCGACGAGGCCGCCCTGCGCGCCGCCCTGGACAGCGGCCACGTGGCCGGCGCCGCCCTCGACGTGTTCGCGGTCGAGCCCGCCACCGAGAACGTGCTGTTCGGCCACCCGAGCGTGATCTGCACGCCGCATCTCGGCGCCTCGACCCGCGAGGCGCAGGAGAACGTCGCCCTCCAGGTGGCCGAGCAGATGGCCGACCACCTCCTGCACGGGGCGATCCGCAACGCGGTGAACTTCCCGTCGATCTCGGCCGAGGAGGCGCCGCGCCTGCGGCCCTTCGTGACGCTCGCCGAGCAGCTCGGCTCCTTCCTCGGCCAGCTCACCGAGGCGCCGATCCGCGGCATCCGCATCGCCTTCGAGGGCGAGGTCGCCGCCATGAACCTGCGGGCGCTCACCGCCGCGGCGGTGGCGGGCGCGCTGAGGCCGTTCCTGGAGGGCGTCAACATGGTCTCGGCCACCGAGGTCGCCCGCCAGCGCGGCATCGTGGTGGAGACCACCACCCGCACCGGCACCGCGCGCAACTACGGCTCGGTGCTGCACGTGACCGTCGAGGCCGAGGACATGCCCCGGGACGCGGCCGGCACCGTCTTCCAGGACGGGGTGCCCCGCATCGTCGAGATCCGCTCGATCCCCCTCGAGGCCGCCTTCGCGCCCCACATGCTCTACGTGCGCAACGCCGACCAGCCGGGCTTCATCGGCCGGTTCGGCACGCTGCTCGGCGAGGCGGGGGTCAACGTCGCCACCT